One Lysinibacillus sp. OF-1 DNA segment encodes these proteins:
- a CDS encoding non-ribosomal peptide synthetase, which translates to MKLESDLDIIRNLALEVNQLLGIKKEIRADQNLLELGLNSLQVMKLVSKLKKAGITITFKELISEPYLSAWYELLNREAVHSINSDNSILENQDKTIPNMYEPFPLTDVQYAYWVGRQSGQYLGGNGCHGYMEINGQHIDIERLESAWAIIVQHHPMLRVKYTEDGQQQVLTASPFTAIAVHDLTTCSQDEVNQQLEAIRANTSHRLLAIDQGEVARLQLSLLPDGKTRLHFDIDLLVADVQSFQIILHDLAAAYTRQQKPKAPENWNFAKYLYDKKLANADEERYAEAYWKNRLATLPLGPKLPLSNNAALIQHEPKFTRREYFLEDTAWSKLQLIASRYNVTSAMVLLAAYAYTLNKWSSESRFLMNIPLFNRDTLSEELEHVVADFTTLLLLEVDSETQQSFLAFTKSLQQQFHQDMNYTAYSGVKIQRDLAKYHPDEKVFAPIVFSCNLGVPLINEEFKDAFGKIHYMISQTPQVWLDFQMFDMDGGLLCIWDGLDDIFPSGLLDDMFDLFIKTIHWLIEDEQHWLQHPAIETKAQIARRQVIEDSIVTDSAQCLHTSFFEIAKQQPYAIALIDGIDHHEITYKQLSLQAEQVAATLLHNGFKKGDRVAISLPRGLEQIQAILGVLAIGGCFVPVHVTQPSERYKKIMEKANVSFILTAAPYEAKYKNIDQVQVIKIEQTQQFGHVTLPKVDVNSSAYIIFTSGSTGEPKGVEISHKAAWNTIADINQKYNISMEDRILAVSSLDFDLSIYDIFGLLSVGGSIVLLSDDTARNADIWLKLVRHYHVTLWNSVPALLKMFLIEAESAKLICLDLRIVMLSGDWINLDIPDRLLKVAPRGLLVAMGGATEAAIWSNYYNVDHPLPASWRSIPYGRPLRNQFYRVIDVNGEDCPNWKAGELWIGGAGIAKGYVGEPQLTAERFIEEKGIRWYKTGDNGRFWHNGLIEFLGRNDSQVKVRGHRIELGEIESVMRSYEKVEDAVVTVRGEESQYLAAYIVSCSEKEQVQSIKNNKPMIDWSNIDQLKASGYFLKNVNENEYRYRLFKNYCTHLTTETICKILVRCGFPIEKDASYNRITIIEREKINSRYQSLIDQWFRFLEKNNIVSCDGPIIHNKQCLIVQNEESFHRLNKKQTTYINEFISTFFEKSYALLTGEIEPLELLLPHNVHTLEQLTDNLSDGNKQQEVFINLIQTVLNHRIERQAPLKILEIGTRHINTLQIVMEAFSTDELHYTATDESNYFLNRAQQIVGSQPNIHYKMLDINKCPISQGFVDGDYDVIVASHSLHRAAHIRNSLKHLKKLLKHGGLFIQLEMTENNPLQLVSTAFLEDGFIHYEDERAKTCLPLLSENDWLSVLTDEGFTNMTTQSIDTAFTQYLFVAQVERQSTLDFQLEPLHRYLEQRLPNYMIPQVIIQLEQLPITANGKVDRAALPIPQQEQADLAKKDFIAPTTSIELRLAQIWKEVLGQEAISIDDHYFELGGDSLLATQLSAKIKEQFAVKMSLEAIFNQPVFQQMALLLEELVHQKSNEDSEKKLPSIEPNEQDRFKPFPLTDVQQAYWLGRSGIYAYGDVSTHCYFEMDCSSLDHARVEQTWNRLIQHHDMMRAIILNDGQQQQVQEFVAYYSIASYNLTNLSAEQRKEQLTLVRSEMEHQTFIPSEWPLFDIRMSAINEQKTRIHISFDNIIFDGFSMFYLFKEWKRLYDDSSAKLQTLQTTFRDYILAYQKIRETEMYKRDIQYWHQRIDNMYPAPDLPLLDYKEDLSNCKFTRYEEKLSTEEWLVLKQLAAKMNLSPASLLIAAYAETLARWSSQPKFTINLTRFHRVLFEPDVDQLIGDFTSLNLLSIDMSKGESFLERARTVQKQLLQDLEHPYVSGVYVERALAKKWNRQMGIMMPFVFTSGLGLEKNNGSTTKTSYLGDIVYGLSQTPQVWLDHQVSEQKGELWLSWDAIEELFPQYLIRDMFEAYTRILKELARKEDLWQQPIRSLVCFPCQEQEGKLKGPDTAISDETLISLVEKQIAANPTNLAVISEEKNMTYEQLSHLTNHTAQAILAMDRTKGRLVAVVMEKGWEQIVAVLGIMKAGKAYLPIDCTTPIERMKFLLQEGEVQSIVTQAHVLKQLPFLNDYHVTVIDPEWAHQECFITSLELLSSDLAYVIYTSGSTGKPKGVMIDHRGAVNTIVDINDRLGVCAEDRILALSNLTFDLSVYDIFGLLAVGGAIVVPRAERIKDPVHWNELLQTQHISIWNTVPAFMQMLAQYTKNIEFFTYPTLRAVLLSGDWIPISLPSEIWEIAPKTQILGLGGATEASIWSNIFDIQTVDGNWKSIPYGKPLANQYYYILNDQMAACPVNVPGNLYIGGVGLAKGYWKNEERTNEQFLIHPMTKERLYATGDLGRYLPDGNIEFLGRADAQIKLNGYRVEIGEIDYHLAKLPCVKEAATIVHERNGTSILVAYVVLEDEQDGLNNEQFKQLLAQKLPHYMLPTIYKSIDKMPLSENGKVNRKFLQQLPLNEQELSKKYRAPYTEMQKDVAAIWEEILSYEQPGLDDDFFTCGGNSLMAIQMIGKIKEQFTIELSIQTLFTHTRLEQLAAYVEEQSVTMEEGAL; encoded by the coding sequence TTGAAATTAGAAAGTGATTTAGACATCATCCGAAATCTAGCATTAGAAGTCAATCAACTCCTCGGTATAAAGAAAGAAATACGCGCGGATCAAAATTTATTGGAGTTAGGCTTAAACTCCTTACAAGTCATGAAATTAGTCAGCAAACTAAAAAAAGCTGGCATTACCATTACTTTCAAAGAATTAATATCGGAACCTTATTTGAGCGCTTGGTACGAATTATTAAATAGAGAGGCTGTCCATTCAATAAATAGTGATAACTCCATATTAGAAAATCAAGATAAAACAATACCTAATATGTATGAGCCATTTCCATTAACAGATGTACAGTATGCCTATTGGGTTGGGCGACAAAGCGGTCAATATTTAGGCGGAAATGGCTGTCATGGTTATATGGAAATTAACGGTCAACATATTGATATAGAGCGGCTTGAATCGGCATGGGCCATCATTGTCCAGCATCATCCTATGCTCCGTGTTAAGTATACGGAGGATGGCCAACAGCAAGTTTTAACAGCATCCCCTTTTACAGCTATTGCTGTTCACGATTTAACAACATGTTCACAAGACGAGGTTAATCAACAATTAGAAGCTATTCGTGCGAATACTTCACATCGGCTATTGGCAATTGATCAAGGGGAAGTAGCTCGATTACAGCTATCTCTATTGCCTGATGGTAAAACGCGACTTCATTTCGATATCGACTTACTTGTAGCTGATGTGCAAAGTTTCCAAATCATTTTACATGATTTAGCGGCCGCTTATACTAGACAACAAAAACCAAAAGCACCTGAAAATTGGAACTTTGCGAAATATCTTTATGATAAAAAATTAGCAAATGCTGATGAAGAACGTTATGCCGAAGCCTATTGGAAAAACAGGTTAGCCACTTTACCATTAGGTCCTAAACTACCGTTGTCAAACAATGCTGCGTTGATACAACACGAACCTAAATTTACAAGAAGAGAGTACTTTTTAGAAGATACTGCTTGGAGCAAGCTGCAATTGATTGCCTCTCGTTATAACGTTACTTCTGCGATGGTATTGTTAGCAGCTTATGCTTACACATTAAATAAGTGGAGCAGTGAATCCCGTTTTCTTATGAATATACCATTGTTCAATCGAGATACTTTGTCTGAAGAGCTAGAGCATGTTGTAGCTGATTTTACTACCTTGTTATTATTGGAGGTTGATAGTGAAACACAACAGTCTTTTTTAGCCTTTACAAAAAGTTTACAACAGCAATTTCATCAAGATATGAACTATACGGCTTATTCAGGGGTCAAAATTCAACGAGATTTAGCTAAGTATCACCCAGATGAAAAAGTCTTTGCTCCAATCGTTTTTTCATGTAATTTAGGTGTACCACTTATTAATGAAGAATTTAAAGATGCATTTGGCAAGATTCATTACATGATTTCTCAAACACCTCAAGTTTGGTTAGACTTTCAAATGTTTGATATGGATGGTGGTTTATTATGTATTTGGGATGGTTTAGATGACATATTTCCATCAGGTTTATTGGATGACATGTTTGATCTGTTTATCAAAACCATTCATTGGTTAATTGAAGACGAACAGCATTGGCTCCAACATCCAGCTATCGAAACGAAAGCACAAATAGCAAGACGTCAAGTAATAGAAGATTCCATAGTAACAGATTCTGCACAGTGCTTGCATACGTCTTTCTTTGAAATAGCAAAGCAACAACCATATGCTATAGCGCTAATAGATGGGATAGACCATCATGAAATAACTTATAAACAACTGTCCTTACAGGCGGAACAGGTGGCTGCCACATTGTTACATAACGGCTTTAAAAAAGGTGATCGAGTAGCGATTTCATTGCCGAGAGGATTAGAGCAAATTCAAGCAATTTTAGGGGTTTTGGCTATTGGGGGATGCTTTGTTCCAGTACATGTGACACAGCCAAGTGAACGCTATAAAAAAATTATGGAAAAGGCTAATGTAAGCTTTATCTTAACAGCTGCTCCCTATGAGGCAAAATATAAAAATATTGATCAAGTACAAGTTATTAAAATAGAACAAACACAACAATTTGGTCATGTGACATTGCCTAAAGTGGATGTAAACAGCTCAGCTTATATTATTTTTACATCAGGCTCAACGGGAGAACCAAAAGGTGTGGAAATTAGTCATAAAGCAGCTTGGAATACAATTGCAGATATCAATCAAAAATATAACATAAGCATGGAAGATCGTATTTTAGCAGTATCCTCATTAGATTTTGATTTGTCTATATACGATATATTTGGTCTTTTGAGTGTTGGTGGCAGCATTGTTCTTCTTTCAGACGATACGGCTCGAAACGCTGATATTTGGTTAAAGTTGGTTCGTCATTATCATGTTACACTATGGAATTCTGTACCCGCTTTATTGAAAATGTTTTTAATAGAGGCAGAAAGTGCAAAATTAATTTGTTTAGATTTACGTATCGTCATGCTGTCAGGTGATTGGATTAACTTAGATATTCCTGACCGATTGTTAAAAGTAGCACCGAGAGGTTTATTAGTAGCGATGGGTGGTGCGACAGAAGCGGCAATCTGGTCCAATTACTATAATGTTGATCACCCGTTACCAGCAAGTTGGCGATCTATCCCTTATGGAAGACCATTGAGAAATCAGTTTTATAGAGTGATTGATGTAAATGGAGAAGATTGTCCGAATTGGAAAGCAGGAGAATTGTGGATAGGCGGCGCTGGTATAGCCAAAGGGTATGTAGGAGAACCACAATTAACTGCTGAGCGTTTTATAGAAGAAAAAGGTATTCGCTGGTATAAGACAGGGGATAATGGGCGATTTTGGCATAATGGGCTTATTGAATTTTTAGGAAGAAATGATTCCCAGGTAAAGGTACGGGGTCATCGTATTGAATTAGGTGAAATCGAAAGTGTTATGCGAAGCTATGAGAAAGTGGAGGATGCCGTTGTCACTGTCAGAGGAGAGGAAAGCCAATATTTAGCTGCTTATATTGTAAGTTGTTCAGAAAAAGAGCAGGTACAATCTATAAAGAACAATAAACCCATGATTGATTGGTCTAACATAGATCAATTAAAAGCGTCAGGGTATTTTTTAAAAAATGTAAATGAGAATGAATATCGTTATCGATTATTTAAAAATTATTGTACCCACCTCACTACGGAAACGATTTGTAAAATACTTGTCAGATGTGGTTTTCCAATAGAAAAAGATGCAAGCTACAATAGGATAACGATCATAGAGCGAGAAAAGATCAACAGTCGATATCAAAGCTTAATCGATCAATGGTTTAGATTTTTAGAAAAAAACAATATCGTTTCATGTGATGGGCCGATTATTCATAATAAACAATGCTTAATCGTCCAAAATGAAGAATCGTTTCATCGTTTAAATAAAAAACAAACAACATATATAAATGAATTTATTTCTACCTTTTTTGAAAAAAGCTATGCACTTTTAACTGGTGAAATAGAGCCTTTAGAATTATTGCTTCCTCATAATGTACACACTTTAGAGCAATTGACAGATAACCTATCTGATGGAAACAAACAGCAAGAAGTATTCATAAACTTGATTCAAACGGTATTAAATCATCGAATAGAACGTCAAGCACCACTCAAAATATTAGAGATTGGGACGCGTCATATCAACACACTTCAAATAGTAATGGAAGCATTTTCGACAGATGAGCTACATTATACGGCTACAGATGAATCCAACTATTTTTTAAATCGTGCTCAACAAATTGTAGGGTCACAGCCGAATATCCATTACAAAATGCTTGATATAAATAAGTGCCCGATTTCTCAAGGCTTTGTAGATGGTGACTATGATGTGATTGTGGCTTCTCATTCTTTACATAGAGCAGCCCATATTAGAAATTCACTTAAACATTTAAAAAAGCTATTAAAGCATGGCGGTTTATTCATTCAATTAGAAATGACGGAAAATAATCCTCTGCAATTAGTCAGTACAGCATTTTTAGAGGATGGCTTTATACATTATGAGGATGAAAGGGCAAAGACATGCCTTCCCTTATTATCAGAAAATGATTGGCTTTCAGTATTGACAGACGAGGGCTTCACCAATATGACGACGCAGTCTATTGATACCGCGTTTACACAGTATTTATTTGTAGCGCAAGTTGAACGACAATCAACATTAGATTTCCAATTAGAACCACTTCACCGTTACTTAGAACAACGATTACCAAACTATATGATTCCACAAGTCATTATTCAATTAGAGCAGTTGCCTATTACTGCTAATGGAAAAGTAGATCGAGCAGCATTACCAATCCCTCAACAAGAGCAAGCTGATCTAGCTAAAAAGGATTTTATTGCACCAACAACCTCAATCGAATTGAGATTAGCACAAATATGGAAAGAAGTATTAGGGCAAGAAGCCATTAGCATAGACGATCATTATTTTGAGCTTGGTGGAGATTCATTATTAGCTACTCAGCTTAGTGCAAAAATAAAAGAGCAATTTGCTGTCAAAATGAGTTTAGAAGCCATCTTTAATCAACCAGTGTTTCAACAAATGGCCTTGTTATTAGAGGAACTAGTGCACCAAAAGTCAAATGAGGACTCGGAGAAAAAGTTACCAAGTATAGAGCCTAATGAGCAGGATCGTTTTAAGCCGTTCCCATTAACAGACGTTCAGCAAGCCTATTGGTTAGGCCGTAGCGGCATTTATGCGTACGGGGATGTATCTACTCATTGCTATTTTGAAATGGATTGTTCTTCCCTCGATCATGCAAGAGTGGAGCAAACATGGAATCGTCTTATCCAACATCATGATATGATGAGAGCCATTATTTTAAATGATGGACAACAGCAACAAGTCCAAGAATTTGTAGCGTATTATTCCATTGCTTCCTATAATCTTACGAATCTTTCAGCAGAACAACGTAAAGAACAGCTCACGTTAGTGCGCAGTGAGATGGAACATCAAACTTTTATTCCGAGTGAGTGGCCATTATTTGATATTCGTATGTCGGCCATTAATGAACAAAAAACAAGAATCCATATTAGTTTTGACAATATCATTTTTGATGGCTTTAGTATGTTCTATTTATTTAAAGAGTGGAAGCGGCTATATGATGATTCTTCAGCAAAACTACAAACACTTCAAACGACATTTAGAGATTATATACTGGCTTATCAAAAAATTCGAGAGACCGAAATGTATAAGCGGGATATTCAATATTGGCATCAGCGAATTGACAATATGTATCCAGCACCTGATTTACCACTGCTTGATTATAAAGAAGATTTATCTAACTGTAAATTTACAAGATACGAGGAAAAGCTATCGACAGAAGAATGGCTAGTATTAAAGCAATTGGCTGCCAAAATGAACTTGTCACCAGCCTCGTTGTTAATAGCTGCTTATGCTGAAACGTTAGCGAGATGGAGTAGCCAACCGAAATTTACGATTAATCTTACTCGTTTCCATCGTGTGTTGTTCGAACCAGATGTTGACCAGCTCATAGGTGATTTTACATCTCTTAATCTGTTATCTATTGATATGTCAAAAGGAGAATCTTTTTTAGAGCGTGCAAGAACTGTTCAAAAGCAATTATTGCAGGATTTAGAACATCCTTATGTAAGTGGTGTTTATGTCGAACGAGCACTAGCAAAAAAATGGAATCGACAAATGGGGATTATGATGCCCTTTGTCTTCACGAGTGGCTTAGGGCTTGAAAAAAATAATGGATCTACAACAAAAACTAGCTATTTAGGGGATATTGTATATGGATTATCTCAGACACCTCAAGTTTGGCTAGATCATCAAGTTTCAGAGCAAAAGGGTGAATTATGGTTAAGCTGGGATGCCATAGAGGAGCTTTTCCCGCAGTATCTAATTCGCGACATGTTTGAAGCATACACCCGTATTTTAAAGGAGCTTGCTAGGAAAGAAGACTTATGGCAACAGCCAATTAGGAGTCTTGTATGTTTCCCATGTCAAGAGCAAGAAGGGAAATTGAAAGGACCAGACACAGCTATCTCCGACGAGACATTAATCAGTCTTGTTGAAAAACAAATAGCAGCAAATCCTACTAATCTGGCAGTGATTTCGGAAGAAAAAAATATGACGTACGAACAGCTAAGTCATTTAACGAACCATACTGCGCAAGCAATACTCGCAATGGATCGTACTAAAGGAAGATTAGTTGCTGTTGTTATGGAAAAAGGATGGGAACAGATAGTTGCTGTTTTAGGCATTATGAAGGCAGGGAAGGCATATTTGCCGATAGATTGTACAACACCGATTGAACGGATGAAATTTCTTTTACAGGAAGGAGAAGTTCAATCCATTGTGACGCAAGCACATGTACTTAAACAGCTACCTTTTTTAAATGATTATCATGTGACAGTCATTGATCCTGAATGGGCACATCAAGAATGTTTTATTACTAGTCTTGAATTATTGTCTTCTGATTTAGCGTATGTCATTTATACTTCTGGTTCTACTGGAAAGCCGAAGGGGGTCATGATTGATCATCGAGGTGCAGTGAATACGATAGTAGATATTAATGATCGACTTGGCGTTTGTGCAGAGGATCGCATTCTTGCGTTATCTAACTTGACGTTTGATTTATCGGTCTATGATATTTTCGGTTTACTTGCTGTTGGAGGAGCCATAGTAGTACCACGAGCTGAGCGCATAAAAGATCCCGTTCATTGGAATGAATTATTGCAAACGCAGCACATTTCCATTTGGAATACAGTACCTGCCTTTATGCAAATGCTGGCACAATATACTAAAAATATAGAGTTTTTCACATATCCAACATTAAGAGCGGTACTACTGAGTGGAGACTGGATTCCAATAAGCTTGCCAAGTGAAATTTGGGAAATTGCTCCAAAGACACAAATTTTAGGATTAGGTGGTGCAACAGAGGCGTCTATATGGTCGAATATTTTCGATATACAAACAGTAGATGGAAATTGGAAGAGTATTCCATATGGGAAACCTTTAGCCAACCAATATTATTATATTTTAAATGACCAAATGGCGGCCTGCCCTGTGAATGTACCAGGAAATTTATATATCGGAGGAGTAGGGCTTGCAAAAGGCTATTGGAAAAATGAAGAGCGTACAAATGAGCAATTTTTAATTCATCCAATGACAAAAGAGCGTCTATATGCTACAGGCGACTTAGGGCGATATTTGCCTGATGGCAATATTGAATTTTTAGGAAGAGCAGATGCACAAATCAAATTAAATGGCTATCGGGTTGAAATAGGCGAAATAGATTATCACTTAGCTAAATTGCCTTGTGTGAAGGAAGCAGCAACCATTGTTCATGAACGTAATGGAACATCAATACTAGTGGCATATGTAGTATTAGAAGATGAACAAGATGGACTAAATAATGAACAATTTAAACAATTACTTGCTCAAAAATTGCCTCATTATATGTTGCCTACAATCTATAAATCTATTGATAAAATGCCTCTATCAGAAAATGGGAAAGTAAACCGTAAGTTTTTACAACAGTTACCATTGAATGAGCAAGAGCTGTCAAAGAAGTATAGAGCACCTTATACAGAGATGCAAAAAGACGTAGCAGCAATATGGGAAGAAATATTATCCTACGAACAGCCTGGACTTGATGATGACTTTTTCACATGTGGAGGTAATTCTTTAATGGCCATTCAAATGATCGGAAAAATAAAAGAGCAATTCACTATAGAGCTTTCTATTCAAACACTATTCACGCATACACGCCTTGAACAACTAGCAGCATATGTTGAAGAGCAAAGTGTCACTATGGAGGAAGGAGCTCTATGA
- a CDS encoding (2,3-dihydroxybenzoyl)adenylate synthase codes for MSQQMDWYLQEVERYEELGFLRKKTLMEELDIIAQRFPHHLAVVEGNRRLTYEELLQEIEQLSTGFLSLGWQQGDRVLMQLPNTIEFITVLFSLLKIGVQPVLMLPSHREVEIDTVAKMVQPIAYICCSSYLGFQYECMAAQVIPQHKSIRYIVTVGESTIQWPASYTHVTVDQLKERNYSLAISASPHYRDTALYLLSGGTTGIPKIIPKIHEAYAYNAFASAEKCGMTPETAYMAVLSISHDYPLCSPGILGTLFTGGKVVLCQTSSFDEAFHEIEKEQVTHTAIVPTIASLWLEAFEWYEDLNMSSLEVVLIGAAHIEQEMAVQFMNTFHCKIQQGYGLGEGITCFTALNDPVEIVTSCQGQAISIGDEIKIIDELGREVPQGQLGELVAKGPYTFGGYYQASALNAEIFTKDYFLRTGDKARITSDGNIQIVGRVREQINRAGENVIPSEIESFLRTQPMIKDAAVVGLPDKDLGESICAFIVTDGQRMERDEICSYLFHIGVAPYKLPDRIIYVERLPFINVGKVDKKKLKQMAMESEASMH; via the coding sequence ATGTCTCAGCAAATGGATTGGTATTTACAAGAAGTAGAACGATATGAAGAATTGGGCTTTTTAAGAAAGAAAACATTAATGGAAGAGCTTGACATCATTGCTCAACGATTTCCGCATCATCTGGCAGTAGTGGAAGGGAATCGACGCTTAACTTATGAAGAGCTGCTTCAAGAAATTGAGCAATTATCGACAGGCTTTTTATCTTTAGGTTGGCAGCAGGGTGATCGGGTTTTAATGCAGCTACCAAATACAATTGAATTTATTACTGTTTTATTTAGTCTGTTAAAAATAGGTGTGCAGCCTGTTTTGATGTTGCCATCCCATAGAGAAGTAGAAATCGATACAGTTGCCAAAATGGTTCAGCCAATAGCTTATATATGTTGCAGTAGTTATCTAGGTTTCCAGTATGAATGTATGGCCGCACAGGTAATTCCTCAGCATAAAAGTATTCGATATATTGTGACGGTTGGGGAATCCACCATACAGTGGCCAGCATCCTATACACATGTAACAGTAGATCAGCTGAAAGAAAGGAACTATTCATTAGCAATTAGCGCTTCACCTCACTATAGAGATACTGCATTATACTTATTGTCTGGTGGCACAACAGGCATTCCCAAAATAATTCCGAAAATACATGAAGCTTATGCCTATAATGCATTCGCCTCTGCTGAAAAATGTGGAATGACTCCTGAAACGGCATACATGGCTGTACTATCGATTTCACATGATTATCCGTTATGCTCACCAGGTATATTAGGTACTCTTTTTACAGGTGGAAAAGTGGTATTATGTCAAACCTCTAGCTTTGATGAAGCATTTCATGAAATCGAAAAAGAACAGGTGACACATACCGCCATTGTACCAACAATTGCTAGCCTTTGGTTAGAAGCATTTGAATGGTATGAAGATTTGAATATGTCGAGCTTAGAGGTGGTCTTAATTGGCGCTGCTCACATAGAGCAGGAAATGGCTGTTCAATTTATGAATACATTTCACTGTAAAATACAACAAGGATACGGACTCGGCGAAGGGATTACTTGTTTCACAGCATTAAATGATCCTGTGGAAATTGTTACAAGCTGTCAAGGGCAGGCAATTTCGATAGGTGATGAAATAAAGATTATAGATGAGCTAGGAAGAGAAGTTCCTCAGGGTCAGCTTGGAGAATTGGTGGCAAAAGGTCCGTATACATTTGGCGGATACTATCAAGCATCTGCTTTAAATGCGGAAATTTTTACTAAGGATTACTTTTTACGTACTGGTGATAAGGCTCGTATTACATCAGATGGAAATATACAAATTGTCGGTCGAGTAAGGGAGCAAATTAATCGTGCAGGTGAAAATGTTATACCATCTGAAATTGAAAGTTTTTTACGTACACAGCCAATGATAAAAGATGCTGCTGTTGTTGGTTTACCAGATAAGGATCTAGGAGAAAGCATTTGTGCATTTATAGTGACCGATGGACAAAGAATGGAACGAGATGAGATATGTAGTTATTTATTTCATATAGGTGTTGCTCCATATAAACTTCCAGATCGAATCATATATGTTGAGCGATTACCATTTATAAATGTAGGGAAAGTGGATAAAAAAAAATTAAAACAGATGGCTATGGAAAGTGAGGCGTCTATGCATTGA
- a CDS encoding ABC transporter ATP-binding protein — MDKKHAFRKNISFYLSVVFNVIEGMLAGFNFIVLYYTIKALITEQLTMSMLTQTILLLGAVFVIRLIVYAFGYTRGQIGGAQVSRILRLSLGDKMKKIPLSSFTKAQIGEYINATTTSVNNYESILTHKIGDIIKNTSFSLLLIGFVATHSISAGIVLLCSGLLLLPSLYLSFLMVKKYGNEKKNIMTKNTSDVVEYINGIQTLRSFGLGGVKNKATTDSMKAYSDISYVYEIKVIPIGTIFSILCWFSLPIVLYLAGHQWLAGNLEASSFFLISISPLFTCKLFGTLFIDLTSYKNFMIAKRQIEAVLDAEEEPSSDAFFEPEQYSIAFHNVNFAYSQEEPILRDINFEIGSSQFVAIVGPSGSGKSTILNLITKYYEPNRGDILIGQQTIQSIATEKVMQKISMVDQDTFLFNDTILNNIRYTKPEATKQEIINAAKEANCHDFIEKLEYGYDTIIGENGNKLSGGERQRISIARAILKDSPILLLDEATASLDIENELAVKEAIKNLLKKKKTVVMIAHTLSIIKNADNILVVDGGQIVEEGSHQSLIAKEGKYAAMWKKEHQLSIV; from the coding sequence ATGGACAAAAAACATGCATTTAGAAAAAATATTTCTTTTTATCTTTCTGTTGTTTTCAATGTCATCGAAGGGATGCTAGCTGGTTTTAATTTTATCGTTTTATACTACACGATCAAAGCCTTAATTACAGAGCAATTAACGATGAGCATGTTAACTCAAACTATATTATTATTAGGTGCTGTTTTTGTTATTCGCTTAATTGTCTATGCATTTGGTTATACGAGAGGGCAAATTGGTGGTGCGCAAGTGAGTAGAATTCTTCGCTTGTCGCTGGGCGATAAAATGAAAAAAATACCACTTTCCTCCTTTACGAAGGCACAAATTGGCGAGTACATTAATGCAACGACAACAAGTGTTAATAATTATGAAAGTATTTTGACTCATAAAATTGGTGATATTATAAAAAATACTTCGTTTAGCTTACTGTTAATTGGCTTCGTTGCAACGCATTCGATATCTGCTGGAATAGTTCTTTTATGTTCAGGCTTATTATTATTACCATCACTTTACTTGTCCTTTTTAATGGTAAAAAAATACGGGAACGAGAAGAAAAATATTATGACAAAAAATACAAGTGATGTAGTGGAGTATATTAATGGTATTCAAACGCTACGATCATTTGGTTTAGGTGGTGTTAAAAATAAAGCAACAACTGATTCTATGAAAGCCTATAGTGATATTAGTTATGTATATGAGATCAAAGTAATTCCAATTGGTACGATATTTAGTATTCTCTGTTGGTTCAGTTTACCGATTGTTCTTTATTTAGCAGGTCATCAATGGTTGGCAGGAAATCTAGAGGCTTCTTCCTTCTTTCTAATTAGCATCAGCCCTTTATTTACATGTAAATTGTTTGGCACACTTTTTATTGACCTTACCTCTTATAAAAATTTTATGATTGCCAAACGTCAAATTGAAGCTGTATTAGATGCAGAGGAAGAGCCATCAAGTGATGCCTTTTTTGAACCTGAACAATATAGTATAGCTTTTCACAATGTGAATTTCGCCTATAGCCAAGAAGAACCTATATTGCGTGATATTAATTTTGAAATTGGGTCTTCCCAGTTTGTAGCAATTGTCGGGCCATCGGGTTCGGGAAAATCAACTATTTTAAATTTAATCACAAAATATTATGAGCCTAATCGTGGTGATATTTTAATTGGTCAGCAAACGATTCAATCGATCGCTACTGAAAAAGTAATGCAAAAAATTTCAATGGTTGATCAAGATACTTTTTTGTTTAATGACACGATATTAAATAATATTCGCTATACAAAGCCAGAAGCAACAAAACAAGAAATTATTAATGCTGCAAAAGAGGCCAACTGCCATGATTTTATTGAGAAGTTGGAGTATGGCTATGACACAATCATTGGGGAAAATGGTAATAAGTTATCTGGTGGTGAAAGGCAGCGTATATCCATTGCACGTGCCATTTTAAAGGACAGTCCTATACTTTTATTAGATGAAGCGACCGCTTCGTTAGATATCGAAAATGAGTTAGCTGTAAAAGAAGCGATTAAAAATCTTTTGAAAAAGAAAAAAACAGTTGTGATGATTGCCCATACACTTTCCATTATTAAAAATGCAGACAATATATTAGTTGTGGATGGGGGACAAATCGTTGAAGAAGGGTCACATCAAAGTCTTATCGCTAAGGAGGGCAAATATGCAGCTATGTGGAAAAAAGAACATCAATTAAGTATCGTCTAA